One Cupriavidus necator N-1 DNA window includes the following coding sequences:
- a CDS encoding MFS transporter, producing MSQLSRKPHLLLLTIFLLNGIEFLQTGMIAFASGPIMGEIGAGPEEFSLISAAYASVAVLDISQQRWFVERVGWRRFLQYSLGIFMIGAVICGSSQAYGEFLIGRLVMALGGASFMTSARIMVNHIHPGPQRFTGIKAFAVALAAGTAAAPWLASVSVANDNWSSIFWIVVGASAVVFVLVTAVFHDESPSSSDSDTSQSHPVLLMLLASGAFLLLYSLQRTYYDFYSDGIPLVLTASVAIVALIYYVSAEHRREAPLIRVRALLNPRYVAGVLLFTCCYVILGADNYVLPVFLQRTLGYPWQTVGQFQAMGLASALVSWFILARLLPKYPSPRKFFVIGFGALAAFGWLLSGLTPTANLWSDILPALLLNGVFMMFVMANAAIQTFRDVQYDETVFSHAQQAKNMLAQIGLALGISLGTIGQQWRSTVHYDALARNIHPGNPIYLQAVDHLASQLSAALGQADAVRVAVALLAQSLAQQANLLANLDHFSVIAVIGGLGVVVSLSQRLLK from the coding sequence GTGAGCCAGCTATCGAGAAAGCCACACCTTCTCCTCCTTACTATATTCCTGCTCAACGGCATCGAATTCCTCCAGACCGGCATGATCGCGTTCGCGTCAGGCCCAATTATGGGTGAGATCGGGGCTGGGCCTGAGGAATTTAGCTTGATCAGCGCAGCCTACGCAAGCGTTGCCGTCTTGGATATATCCCAGCAACGGTGGTTTGTCGAGCGAGTGGGTTGGCGTCGGTTTTTGCAGTACTCGTTGGGCATCTTCATGATCGGTGCGGTCATTTGCGGATCAAGTCAAGCCTATGGTGAGTTCCTTATTGGTCGTCTCGTGATGGCACTAGGTGGGGCATCATTCATGACCTCGGCGCGCATCATGGTCAATCATATTCATCCGGGCCCACAAAGATTTACCGGGATCAAAGCGTTCGCTGTTGCGCTCGCCGCCGGTACCGCGGCTGCACCGTGGTTAGCATCGGTTTCTGTGGCGAACGACAATTGGAGCTCGATATTCTGGATCGTGGTCGGCGCCTCAGCGGTAGTGTTTGTACTGGTAACGGCGGTTTTCCACGATGAGTCGCCGTCGTCGAGTGACAGTGATACGTCGCAATCGCATCCAGTCTTACTAATGTTGCTGGCTAGTGGTGCATTCCTTCTACTTTATTCGCTACAGCGGACCTACTACGATTTCTACAGCGACGGCATTCCCCTTGTTTTGACCGCTTCAGTTGCCATCGTTGCTCTCATTTACTATGTCAGCGCTGAGCATCGACGCGAAGCTCCTTTGATCAGAGTCAGGGCGCTACTAAATCCGCGCTATGTCGCAGGGGTTCTGCTTTTCACCTGCTGCTATGTCATTCTCGGTGCGGATAACTATGTGCTTCCAGTATTTTTGCAACGGACACTTGGGTATCCATGGCAGACGGTTGGGCAGTTTCAGGCAATGGGATTGGCCTCGGCTCTCGTCAGCTGGTTTATCCTGGCGCGACTTCTGCCAAAGTATCCGAGTCCTCGCAAGTTCTTCGTAATTGGTTTCGGGGCGCTGGCGGCATTCGGCTGGCTACTGTCCGGGCTCACGCCTACAGCTAACCTGTGGTCGGATATCTTGCCAGCGTTGCTTCTGAACGGCGTCTTCATGATGTTTGTCATGGCCAATGCAGCAATCCAAACATTCAGGGATGTCCAGTACGACGAAACGGTGTTCTCCCATGCTCAGCAAGCTAAAAATATGCTGGCGCAGATCGGTCTGGCACTAGGAATCAGTCTGGGGACAATCGGACAGCAATGGCGGTCGACAGTGCACTACGACGCGCTGGCCAGGAATATTCATCCCGGCAACCCCATCTATCTCCAGGCTGTCGACCACCTGGCAAGCCAGCTGTCGGCCGCACTTGGGCAAGCGGATGCAGTAAGAGTCGCCGTGGCGCTGCTCGCACAGTCCTTGGCTCAACAGGCAAACCTTCTCGCAAACCTTGACCATTTTTCCGTGATTGCGGTGATTGGTGGGCTCGGTGTCGTGGTCAGCTTAAGTCAACGGCTGCTCAAGTAA
- a CDS encoding alpha/beta fold hydrolase, which translates to MNNPLIQSMKRAAGYGSVHDVPQLAAGFTDVFESYLVPAGGLTLHAVVGGQGTPLLLLGGWPQNWFAWRYLMLPLARSFTVIAVDPRGVGLSDKPATGYDSKTLAADMFALMDALGFERFAMVGHDIGMWTGFAMAYDQPGRIERIALGEALIPGVSDSPPLLSDERWLSDFLWHFNFNRAREVNERLVEGRESIYFGHQFATKAGSPDAVPAYARAFYIEQLRRDPHALRASFDYYRAIDESIPQNRERARSAKLTLPVLAFAGELACGGSVEAELRTVADNVQSVIIAGSGHYPAEEKPEAMLEALQAFLAPYADAKIICGTS; encoded by the coding sequence ATGAATAACCCGTTGATTCAAAGCATGAAACGCGCAGCCGGATACGGCTCAGTACATGATGTTCCCCAACTGGCCGCTGGCTTTACAGATGTCTTCGAAAGCTATCTGGTGCCGGCTGGCGGCCTAACCCTGCATGCCGTCGTCGGCGGCCAGGGCACGCCGCTGCTACTGCTTGGCGGGTGGCCGCAGAACTGGTTCGCATGGCGGTACTTGATGCTCCCGTTGGCGCGATCCTTTACGGTTATCGCCGTCGACCCCCGCGGCGTGGGACTTTCGGACAAGCCGGCAACCGGATACGACTCCAAGACGCTCGCCGCCGATATGTTTGCACTGATGGATGCGCTAGGCTTTGAGCGCTTCGCTATGGTCGGCCACGACATTGGGATGTGGACTGGCTTCGCGATGGCATACGACCAACCTGGCCGGATAGAACGTATCGCGCTCGGTGAAGCGCTCATTCCCGGGGTATCAGACTCGCCCCCACTTCTCTCTGATGAACGTTGGCTGAGCGATTTCCTTTGGCACTTCAATTTCAACCGTGCCCGCGAGGTCAACGAGCGCCTCGTCGAGGGACGCGAGTCCATCTATTTCGGCCACCAGTTTGCGACGAAGGCCGGCTCTCCCGACGCCGTTCCCGCCTACGCAAGAGCGTTCTACATTGAGCAACTCAGGCGCGATCCACACGCGCTGCGCGCAAGCTTCGACTATTACCGGGCGATAGACGAATCGATTCCTCAGAATCGTGAACGCGCGCGCAGTGCGAAGCTAACGCTGCCGGTCCTGGCGTTTGCCGGCGAACTTGCCTGTGGCGGCAGTGTGGAAGCGGAACTGAGGACAGTGGCGGATAACGTGCAGTCGGTGATTATCGCGGGCAGTGGCCATTATCCCGCGGAAGAGAAACCGGAGGCCATGCTCGAGGCGCTCCAGGCGTTCCTCGCGCCTTACGCGGATGCGAAGATCATCTGCGGTACCAGTTGA
- a CDS encoding efflux transporter outer membrane subunit: MRTHPRPVPYPAPSLSSLLQRRLRVLLASAATVTLASCLSSGGLTRNSALDTADRLTTSRSLEGTSVSPESWPSEAWWTTFGDNQLDELEQRALTGQPSLRLAAARVRQAEALVGVAGANRFPQVGASLKSTRQRYSANSTVPKPLAGTWDVFSDLSLGVSYEIDFWGKNQATFEAALNRAQGIEVDYHAARLLLTTSIARTYLRLAHSYEQRDLAEATLKEREQILQLTQQRVAAQIDSKMELKQAEAALPATRSAIASFNELIALTEAQLAQLVGEGPDWGMAISRPRLNLSTPVSLPSHIPAELIGRRPDLVAQRWRVEAASKDIKVARAQFYPNVSLTAFMGFQSLGLPDLLTAGSRVIGVGPAISLPIFDGGRLLGNLAAHQAEYDIAVEQYNGSLIAAVHDVVNQLTSMKWLGEQIDEQHQALILAQEAFDLSTNRYKRGIGNYLQVLFAESLVLTQRRLLVEQEARGRELKVDLIRALGGGYAAEEGTDQ, from the coding sequence GTGAGAACGCATCCCAGACCAGTTCCATATCCAGCTCCATCTTTATCCTCACTGTTGCAGCGGAGGCTCAGGGTGTTACTCGCATCGGCCGCGACGGTGACGCTGGCTTCGTGTTTGAGTTCCGGAGGTCTGACAAGGAATTCAGCATTAGATACCGCCGATCGATTGACTACCAGTCGGAGTTTGGAGGGCACTTCGGTCTCCCCCGAATCCTGGCCGAGTGAAGCGTGGTGGACGACGTTTGGCGACAACCAGTTAGACGAGCTCGAGCAGAGAGCCTTGACCGGTCAACCAAGTCTACGCCTAGCCGCGGCACGCGTCCGCCAGGCAGAAGCCCTTGTTGGAGTCGCCGGTGCCAATCGCTTTCCGCAAGTTGGCGCGAGCTTGAAGAGCACCCGACAGCGATACAGTGCAAATAGCACTGTGCCGAAGCCCCTGGCCGGCACCTGGGACGTTTTTAGCGATCTAAGTCTGGGCGTCAGTTATGAAATAGACTTCTGGGGGAAGAACCAGGCGACGTTTGAAGCCGCCCTGAATCGAGCGCAGGGAATCGAAGTTGACTACCACGCAGCACGGTTGTTGCTCACAACCTCGATCGCGCGCACCTATCTCAGGCTTGCGCACAGCTATGAGCAAAGAGACCTTGCCGAAGCCACATTGAAAGAGCGCGAGCAAATCCTGCAACTGACCCAACAGAGAGTTGCTGCACAAATCGACTCAAAAATGGAGTTAAAGCAGGCAGAAGCCGCTCTGCCTGCTACACGAAGCGCCATCGCGAGCTTCAATGAACTCATCGCGCTGACGGAGGCACAACTTGCCCAGCTAGTGGGCGAGGGCCCCGACTGGGGCATGGCCATCTCCCGTCCACGACTAAATCTGTCCACGCCAGTTTCGCTGCCGAGCCATATACCCGCGGAACTCATTGGTCGACGTCCCGATTTGGTGGCGCAGCGGTGGCGTGTTGAAGCGGCTAGCAAAGACATCAAGGTGGCGCGGGCGCAGTTCTATCCGAACGTTAGTCTGACAGCGTTCATGGGCTTCCAGAGTCTTGGATTGCCGGATCTGCTCACCGCAGGCAGCCGTGTCATAGGAGTGGGGCCCGCCATCTCACTGCCTATCTTTGACGGAGGCCGCCTCCTGGGGAATTTGGCGGCACACCAGGCGGAGTATGACATTGCGGTCGAACAGTACAACGGAAGTCTCATTGCCGCAGTGCACGACGTAGTCAATCAGCTGACGTCAATGAAATGGCTCGGAGAACAAATTGACGAGCAACACCAAGCTCTCATCCTGGCGCAGGAGGCCTTTGATCTCTCAACGAATCGATACAAGCGTGGTATCGGTAACTATCTCCAGGTGCTTTTTGCGGAGAGCCTGGTACTTACACAAAGGCGGCTTCTGGTCGAGCAAGAGGCGCGCGGACGCGAATTGAAAGTCGACTTAATTCGCGCGCTTGGCGGCGGCTATGCTGCGGAAGAAGGTACGGACCAGTAA
- a CDS encoding tripartite tricarboxylate transporter substrate-binding protein, which produces MPVTLPRRRFLQNVTTLLAAGASVPALAQSGTRPLRVLVGYPPGGATDVIARLIAQHMGGSAVGPAVVENRPGASGRIALDAARRAEKDGSTIIVTPDFPLTIFPSLYRKLAYDATADFIPISMVGTSEFALCVGPGMPAQVANVGQFVQWCRANPRNALYGSPAPGSSAHFVGTMLARAAETELTHVSYKGGAQAVQDLLGGQVPASINPIGEILPHLSGGRLRVLATTGSARSPFLPAVPTFRESGYPNVVAQSWIGIFAPAGTPRATVSELDTVIAKVLQISTVAAGFVNVGVSAAHASSDRLASILKSDLRRWASVVQASGFSLEE; this is translated from the coding sequence ATGCCTGTCACGCTGCCGCGCCGCCGCTTTCTTCAGAACGTAACGACACTCCTCGCCGCAGGGGCGTCGGTGCCAGCTCTGGCCCAGTCAGGCACCAGGCCGCTACGCGTGCTGGTGGGGTATCCGCCTGGCGGCGCCACCGATGTCATTGCGCGATTGATTGCGCAACACATGGGGGGAAGCGCCGTTGGACCGGCTGTCGTGGAGAACCGGCCTGGGGCAAGCGGCCGCATTGCGTTGGACGCTGCACGCCGCGCGGAGAAAGATGGCTCAACGATCATCGTGACGCCGGACTTCCCGCTGACCATCTTTCCATCCCTCTATCGGAAACTCGCCTACGACGCGACCGCCGACTTCATCCCTATCTCGATGGTGGGAACCTCGGAGTTTGCGTTATGTGTGGGCCCCGGGATGCCCGCGCAGGTCGCCAACGTAGGACAGTTTGTCCAATGGTGTCGTGCGAACCCACGCAATGCGCTCTACGGTTCGCCCGCACCGGGCTCCAGTGCCCACTTCGTGGGGACAATGCTGGCGCGGGCGGCCGAAACGGAGTTGACGCATGTGTCCTACAAAGGGGGTGCCCAGGCGGTTCAGGATCTGCTGGGAGGCCAGGTGCCCGCAAGCATCAATCCAATCGGTGAGATCCTTCCTCACTTGTCTGGCGGTCGGCTCCGTGTGCTTGCCACAACGGGATCTGCACGGTCTCCCTTTCTTCCCGCCGTGCCGACATTCCGCGAGTCCGGCTATCCGAACGTTGTTGCGCAAAGCTGGATCGGTATATTTGCGCCGGCTGGAACGCCGCGGGCTACCGTTTCGGAACTGGACACTGTCATCGCGAAAGTGCTTCAGATCAGCACGGTTGCCGCGGGATTTGTGAACGTTGGGGTAAGCGCGGCGCACGCATCCAGCGACCGCCTTGCTTCGATCCTGAAATCCGACCTGCGGCGATGGGCCAGCGTGGTCCAGGCGTCTGGATTCAGCCTTGAGGAGTGA
- a CDS encoding isochorismatase family protein, giving the protein MTYEKFSADNAALLLIDHQVGTMGWVKSIPFEEMKRNALMLAKAASILKLPVVLTSSMEEHAQGPLVSELEQILPAEFASRVKRLGIVNAMDDANFASAVRATGRRKLIIAGVTNDVCTVYPALSLVRDGYQVQVVADAGGSPSVMADDIALRRMDNGGVTLTTTNQLIAELAGSWATPEGGQLVQVLMTALQG; this is encoded by the coding sequence ATGACGTACGAAAAATTCAGTGCCGACAATGCCGCGCTGCTACTGATTGATCACCAAGTGGGGACTATGGGATGGGTGAAATCTATTCCGTTCGAAGAGATGAAACGCAATGCTCTGATGCTCGCAAAGGCGGCAAGCATTCTGAAGCTGCCGGTGGTGCTGACTTCCAGCATGGAGGAGCACGCTCAGGGGCCGCTGGTGAGCGAACTGGAGCAAATTCTGCCAGCCGAGTTCGCTTCCCGCGTCAAGCGCCTGGGTATCGTGAACGCCATGGACGATGCAAACTTCGCCTCCGCCGTCAGAGCTACGGGCCGTAGAAAGCTCATTATTGCCGGTGTCACCAATGACGTCTGTACGGTCTATCCGGCGCTGAGTCTGGTGCGCGATGGGTATCAAGTTCAGGTGGTTGCAGATGCTGGTGGCTCACCGAGTGTAATGGCCGATGACATCGCCCTGCGGCGGATGGATAACGGCGGCGTGACGCTGACCACCACCAACCAGCTGATTGCAGAACTCGCCGGAAGCTGGGCTACGCCAGAAGGCGGCCAATTGGTGCAAGTGCTGATGACAGCGCTTCAAGGCTAA
- a CDS encoding HlyD family secretion protein, translating to MTHPENGPETPTAKSSQPRKRQLMNIVIPVAVATALAIVAVFWYGAARNQETTEDAYVEGNIVQVTPQVSGVVTAIGADNTDYIAEGQVLVHLNDVDAQLSLARAQAALARAVRQVRGQFAAASQTKANRDLKAADLNKAQADVLRRKALVASGAISGEELYHAEDALVVAKAAFEAAEQQLVGSRAQIDGTNVSSHPDVMSAATQVRDAYVALQRTVIRAPVSGVVTKRSVQVGQRVNAGTSLMSVVPLDHLWVSANFKESQLRHIRIGQPVALITDVYGREIEYQGVVVGQDAGTGSAFALLPAQNATGNWIKVVQRVPVRIALDSSQIATHPLRVGLSMKVIVNTTKRDGKAVAEKGHSPQTYKTDIFANELANADEMVDKLIQANL from the coding sequence ATGACACATCCGGAAAACGGCCCCGAAACACCAACGGCTAAAAGTTCTCAGCCACGTAAGCGCCAGCTGATGAACATTGTGATCCCAGTTGCTGTCGCAACCGCTTTGGCCATCGTAGCAGTTTTCTGGTATGGCGCCGCACGCAACCAGGAGACGACTGAAGATGCCTACGTGGAGGGGAACATCGTGCAGGTGACGCCACAGGTTTCGGGTGTCGTCACTGCGATTGGCGCAGATAACACTGATTACATAGCGGAGGGCCAGGTACTGGTACATCTAAATGATGTTGACGCGCAGCTGTCGCTTGCCCGCGCTCAAGCTGCTCTGGCTAGAGCGGTTAGGCAGGTTCGCGGTCAGTTTGCCGCTGCAAGCCAGACCAAGGCTAATCGTGACCTGAAGGCGGCAGATCTGAACAAGGCTCAAGCAGATGTCTTGCGGCGCAAGGCTCTGGTAGCCAGCGGAGCGATTTCGGGAGAAGAGTTGTATCACGCTGAAGACGCGCTCGTGGTCGCTAAGGCTGCCTTTGAAGCCGCGGAGCAGCAGTTGGTGGGAAGTCGAGCCCAAATCGACGGGACGAATGTTTCATCACATCCTGATGTAATGAGTGCGGCAACGCAGGTGCGAGACGCATATGTTGCATTACAACGCACAGTAATTCGGGCGCCAGTTAGCGGCGTTGTGACCAAGCGTAGCGTCCAGGTCGGGCAGCGTGTTAATGCCGGCACATCACTGATGTCTGTGGTGCCGTTGGACCATCTTTGGGTGAGCGCTAATTTCAAGGAGTCTCAGCTCAGGCATATCCGCATTGGTCAACCTGTCGCACTTATTACGGATGTGTACGGGAGGGAGATTGAGTACCAAGGGGTCGTGGTCGGCCAGGATGCCGGAACCGGTAGTGCATTCGCGTTACTCCCAGCCCAAAATGCGACTGGCAACTGGATCAAGGTCGTCCAGCGAGTGCCGGTGAGAATAGCGCTGGATTCATCGCAGATTGCCACCCATCCTCTGCGCGTCGGCCTGTCGATGAAGGTAATCGTCAATACCACGAAGCGGGATGGTAAGGCGGTGGCGGAGAAAGGGCATAGTCCGCAAACCTACAAGACAGATATTTTTGCCAACGAACTAGCGAACGCAGACGAAATGGTTGACAAGCTTATACAAGCGAATCTCTAG
- a CDS encoding tripartite tricarboxylate transporter substrate binding protein codes for MARIATATLAVMLWSTVVVQSAIAAEGYPTKPVRIVVPFPAGGGTDSIARVLAKSFTTDTGQPFVVENRAGASGNIGLDNIAKSQADGYTIGLTTSNLTMNGALYKRLAFDPQRDFQPISLIASSPLVIGVSNTLGVSALSALRTKAKASGQPLAYSSCGNGTPEHFAGAMLAAAWNVRFVHVPYKGCAPALVDALGGQVPIFISTVANALPYSRDPRIGVLAVTGHDRSRYIPGVPSTSEQGVTSLDMRVWFGLIAPHNLPEPVLKRLIALTSAAMKKPEVRQILEAQGYDAVGSDPATFAATIATEIPFWKQLAAKYAISLE; via the coding sequence TTGGCCAGGATCGCAACAGCCACGCTCGCGGTAATGCTCTGGTCGACCGTAGTCGTCCAGTCCGCCATCGCGGCAGAAGGCTATCCGACCAAGCCGGTCCGCATTGTTGTGCCCTTTCCCGCGGGTGGCGGAACGGACAGCATCGCACGCGTACTTGCCAAGTCCTTTACGACGGATACAGGACAGCCTTTTGTAGTCGAGAACCGCGCCGGTGCGTCCGGGAACATCGGCCTGGATAACATCGCGAAATCGCAGGCAGACGGCTACACCATTGGCCTCACCACGAGCAATCTCACGATGAATGGTGCGCTGTACAAGCGGTTAGCCTTCGATCCGCAGCGAGATTTCCAGCCGATATCTCTGATTGCCTCATCTCCGCTCGTTATTGGTGTATCAAACACGCTTGGCGTATCGGCATTGTCGGCCCTTCGCACCAAGGCGAAAGCGTCTGGCCAGCCGCTCGCATACTCGTCGTGCGGAAACGGCACACCGGAGCATTTCGCAGGCGCTATGCTCGCCGCGGCGTGGAATGTACGCTTCGTCCATGTTCCCTACAAGGGCTGTGCGCCAGCATTGGTCGATGCCTTAGGCGGCCAGGTCCCCATCTTTATCAGCACGGTTGCCAACGCGCTTCCGTACAGCCGAGATCCTCGAATTGGAGTGCTTGCGGTCACCGGCCATGACCGCAGCAGGTACATTCCCGGGGTGCCCTCAACGTCGGAACAAGGCGTGACCAGCTTGGATATGCGAGTGTGGTTCGGGCTCATTGCCCCGCACAACCTGCCGGAGCCAGTTCTGAAGAGACTGATCGCGCTCACATCGGCAGCGATGAAAAAGCCTGAGGTACGCCAGATCCTCGAGGCCCAGGGATATGACGCGGTGGGTTCAGATCCGGCAACTTTTGCCGCGACGATCGCGACCGAAATCCCGTTCTGGAAGCAACTCGCGGCAAAGTACGCGATATCTCTCGAATAG
- a CDS encoding LysR family transcriptional regulator: MKDLNLLYVFEALWRDRSVTAAAENLGLTQAAVSSALKRLRAEYGDRLFMLVGRRMEPTPLATAIAGALLDSLSTIRKTTGTLMPFDPTHARRQFTMRTRDIGEVVLLPRIQQELLRAAPQSSIQTVYAPIDETLSALATGRMDVAVGYLPALERNIYKCQLFLEEYICVMRAGHPLATRPDLPLEAFLAQDHLLITYSGSEHILLERALLEAGAKSRINRFGLSAGAFVDQTEGAAK; encoded by the coding sequence TTGAAAGACTTAAACCTGCTTTATGTGTTCGAGGCGCTTTGGAGAGATCGATCGGTCACAGCAGCCGCGGAGAATCTGGGGCTCACCCAAGCGGCGGTCAGCAGCGCCCTAAAGCGGCTGCGGGCGGAATATGGGGACCGGCTGTTCATGCTGGTCGGCCGGCGGATGGAGCCGACGCCCCTGGCCACGGCGATTGCGGGAGCGCTACTCGACTCTCTGTCGACAATCCGCAAGACTACTGGCACCTTGATGCCCTTTGACCCAACACATGCCAGGCGTCAATTCACGATGCGCACACGGGATATAGGCGAAGTCGTGTTGCTGCCACGCATTCAGCAGGAACTACTGCGTGCCGCACCGCAGAGCAGCATCCAGACCGTCTACGCGCCGATCGACGAGACGCTGTCCGCTCTTGCGACCGGCCGAATGGACGTTGCGGTAGGCTACCTGCCGGCTCTCGAACGCAATATCTACAAGTGCCAGCTGTTCCTGGAGGAATACATTTGCGTTATGCGGGCTGGCCATCCGCTTGCAACGAGACCCGACCTCCCCCTTGAAGCGTTCCTGGCACAGGATCATCTCTTAATTACGTACTCGGGCAGTGAGCATATCCTTCTCGAGCGCGCCCTGCTCGAGGCTGGAGCAAAATCGCGCATCAACCGGTTCGGATTGTCCGCAGGGGCGTTCGTTGACCAGACCGAAGGTGCCGCAAAATGA
- a CDS encoding LysR family transcriptional regulator has translation MRGFDPYLTFQKLEVFCTVAELGSVTRAADRLCIAQPVVTAHLRSMEARLGYALVARAGRNIALTEAGERVYRWATEVITRTREVERELAGLEGGGAGNAVVATSMSIGSYVLPPLIVDFYRQHPNGLVTLQISNPQAAVDATRIGGCDFAVILLAAKQDLDGLTVIPLWEEDLLLVCAPGSRWVKLPSQEVDLHQVPFISTPRNLARRELEDTQLRKHGFENRRVVLELGHPEAMKHAVRQDIGLSFMLASSIRDDVARGDLVLLDRPDLPMKIPSYVVYREDKRFSAFQAALLQFIRDSAPPNNAL, from the coding sequence GTGCGCGGATTCGACCCATATCTCACCTTCCAGAAACTGGAAGTTTTCTGCACCGTGGCGGAGCTCGGCAGTGTGACGCGCGCAGCCGACAGGCTGTGCATTGCGCAACCAGTAGTAACTGCGCACCTGCGCAGCATGGAGGCACGGCTGGGCTATGCCCTGGTCGCGCGTGCCGGCAGGAACATCGCGCTGACCGAGGCAGGAGAGCGTGTCTATCGCTGGGCGACCGAAGTCATCACGCGGACCCGCGAGGTCGAGCGGGAGCTCGCTGGACTTGAGGGCGGGGGCGCTGGAAATGCGGTTGTGGCAACGTCGATGTCGATTGGCTCCTATGTATTGCCGCCACTGATTGTGGATTTCTACCGACAGCACCCCAACGGACTGGTGACCCTTCAGATTTCAAACCCGCAAGCGGCAGTGGACGCGACCCGCATAGGGGGCTGCGATTTTGCGGTAATCCTGCTGGCGGCAAAGCAAGATCTGGATGGGCTGACAGTGATTCCGCTGTGGGAGGAAGACCTTCTGCTGGTATGTGCGCCGGGCAGCCGCTGGGTCAAACTACCGTCGCAGGAAGTCGACCTTCATCAGGTGCCCTTTATCAGCACGCCACGGAATCTGGCAAGGCGTGAACTGGAGGACACGCAGCTGCGCAAGCATGGCTTCGAGAACCGCAGGGTCGTGCTGGAGCTAGGGCATCCTGAAGCAATGAAGCACGCTGTCCGGCAGGACATCGGGCTGAGTTTCATGTTGGCTTCCTCGATCCGCGACGATGTGGCACGGGGAGACCTAGTGCTTCTTGATCGCCCCGACTTGCCAATGAAGATTCCATCCTATGTGGTGTACCGGGAAGACAAGCGCTTCTCCGCTTTTCAGGCCGCGCTCTTGCAGTTTATCCGCGACTCCGCGCCGCCAAACAACGCCCTGTAG
- a CDS encoding fumarylacetoacetate hydrolase family protein, producing MKYQLFNFSGPDGKPHVGVHVGGKHVHFGEGVIDDLLEEWDNSQARLARFVAEQADGASSMNPETITFLSPLYRPGVIYGAGANYRDHVVAMAKAFGMRLAADPKGEGIPPWHFIKAGRGTLAAHRQTVSYPGHTQRLDWEAELAVVIGTACRNVSEEDALACVAGYTVANDLSARDNLRRDQVDVTSPFRFDWIGHKCFEGSCPIGPYLTPASFVTSPEALDIRLWVNAELKQDSNTANHLYSVAEQVAYLSQRLTLYPGDVILTGTPAGVGMESGTFLKRGDSVRVWIDGLGELETTLR from the coding sequence ATGAAATACCAGCTCTTCAATTTCTCGGGCCCTGATGGCAAACCTCATGTCGGGGTGCATGTTGGTGGCAAGCATGTCCACTTCGGCGAGGGCGTCATCGACGATCTGCTCGAGGAGTGGGACAACTCCCAAGCGCGCCTCGCGCGCTTCGTGGCGGAACAGGCTGACGGTGCTTCGTCGATGAATCCGGAAACCATCACCTTCCTGTCTCCGCTGTACCGGCCCGGCGTGATCTACGGTGCCGGTGCCAACTACCGGGACCATGTGGTGGCAATGGCAAAAGCCTTTGGCATGAGGTTGGCGGCAGACCCGAAGGGCGAAGGGATTCCACCGTGGCACTTTATCAAGGCAGGGCGGGGCACCCTTGCAGCGCATCGGCAAACCGTGTCATACCCCGGGCATACGCAACGTCTGGATTGGGAAGCCGAGCTTGCCGTTGTTATCGGCACAGCTTGCCGTAATGTATCTGAGGAAGATGCGCTTGCTTGCGTAGCTGGCTATACGGTCGCAAACGATCTATCTGCGCGCGATAACCTTAGGCGCGATCAGGTGGACGTTACGTCCCCGTTCCGCTTTGACTGGATTGGTCATAAGTGTTTTGAGGGATCCTGCCCTATCGGGCCCTACCTGACACCCGCCAGCTTTGTGACCTCCCCGGAAGCACTCGATATCCGGCTCTGGGTCAATGCCGAGCTGAAGCAGGATTCGAATACGGCAAACCATTTGTACTCGGTTGCGGAGCAGGTCGCGTACTTGAGCCAGCGTCTGACGCTATACCCCGGGGATGTCATTCTGACGGGCACACCAGCGGGGGTCGGCATGGAGTCCGGAACATTCCTGAAGCGTGGTGACAGCGTCCGTGTGTGGATCGATGGACTTGGGGAACTGGAGACGACACTCCGTTAG